The following DNA comes from Microbacterium wangchenii.
GCGTGGAGGGCGAGCAGCCGTTCGCCGAGCGGGCCCTGACGCCGACAGTAGGCGATGAGCTCCAGGGCGTATACCCCGACCTGACGGCCGCGCTGAAGGCGCTCCTGCTGCTGCAGCTCGCGCTCCCCGACGGTCTCGAGTGCCGCTTCGGGATCGGTCTCGGCGACATCGAGCCCCTCCCCTCCACCGCCGACGAACTCACCGACGGGCCCGGATGGTGGGCCGCACGCGCCGCGATCGAGCGGGTCCACGCCCTGCAGCAGCGCGCCGCGCCGAGCGCGCGCACATGGGTCGATGTCGCCGAGGGGGCGGACAATGACGATGTGCGCTCCCGTGTCGCCTTCGCCAACGCCT
Coding sequences within:
- a CDS encoding SatD family protein, whose translation is MSTVVIADIVGSRRLSDRAAAQIALEETIARVEGEQPFAERALTPTVGDELQGVYPDLTAALKALLLLQLALPDGLECRFGIGLGDIEPLPSTADELTDGPGWWAARAAIERVHALQQRAAPSARTWVDVAEGADNDDVRSRVAFANAYLLARDQLVGAMSERTRRLVYGRCIGRTQRALAEAEGITQSAVSQALAGAGAGAILEGFAILTDGSRP